The following are encoded in a window of Drosophila simulans strain w501 chromosome 3L, Prin_Dsim_3.1, whole genome shotgun sequence genomic DNA:
- the LOC6738335 gene encoding uncharacterized protein LOC6738335 isoform X1, with amino-acid sequence MVRLSAAWSCCFLALIALVSTVASSAADYPGVIELVGYSNRRARTYFQEQPRSNPNPKPGLTSAKTRADIETVKRNIRKYDRLLELDTKNLPEQQKDMLARIVERVARLKESLDIEEQQFNQQEATSSRSSSSSTTTSTSSTQESQTEAETERDQEAIEQSTQLPTGATEAETDPTLILDETTLLELQNTMNEQAAMSTIMKEMPTTTDMSQQEAESEATDEEGETTSPNLTTQSEAATTSDESLTASTDPDDQFVAARSNNNIAAITAADDADGTTTTTANTGSQQRTLTTMGKLKNRATKRPFAHKVTAALKRGGQRPSSVSAAAASAAAASKPSSSTTAASSTTQKQKLATNSFQQKQQQAKPLQKVTPSIGGGGSSNPSSASIPSATTNSAAPALPIEQLYTRTPQANIPLAAAAAAAAASSSAAAAAAGSAGSGATPATYSSQHDSMVYDGHVNASALIDSLNTNAREEYYQQKLGAGNKDNKKTATAKPTKYHYYPHNQHIYLLPECAIQQVCNAVYVRLNYTQPLCACPSRYRDPCSASLNEDDQHTTKLVGDSKKKAITLAKTCEATTEMRECRSPKDWSLLALQNTRTGKSHYLVICRCPDHFKMEGPMAHDQPTYASVPGIRVFGMMCVKPGYSVRKPSNQPPKRYQLQKPFYRPSVGTTLGGQKDSYGRPIYGGSSSSGSSAISSNYQPQDSSFQSGGSSSYQYLNRPESGGSHSSANFRPDQFSINNFPSSNYGRNNERRGDLPPIEAISSGSGTGAEEQPSSSTPAAEEEEARTTLQAEQEAEPAAAAVPAVTAELTTTADEAALGSRSRRSLPDTDDYEPEFPWDRVLEFQQSIIWD; translated from the exons ATGGTGCGGTTAAGTGCAGCCTGGAGCTGCTGTTTTTTGGCCCTGATTGCGTTGGTATCCACTGTCGCCTCCTCCGCTGCAGATTATCCGGGTGTCATCGAACTGGTGGGCTATAGCAACCGCCGCGCACGGACTTACTTCCAGGAGCAACCCCGctccaatcccaatcccaagccCGGTTTGACTTCGGCCAAAACCCGGGCGGATATTGAGACTGTGAAGAGGAATATCCGAAAATACGATCGTTTGCTGGAGTTGGATACGAAAAATCTGCCCGAGCAGCAGAAGGATATGCTCGCCAGGATTGTGGAGCGGGTGGCCAGGCTCAAGGAATCCCTGGACATTGAGGAGCAGCAGTTTAACCAGCAAGAAGCTACCTCCTCCAGGAGCAGTAGTAGTAGTACCACCACTAGTACCTCCAGTACCCAAGAATCGCAAACAGAAGCGGAAACGGAGCGGGATCAGGAGGCGATCGAGCAGAGCACGCAGCTGCCCACTGGAGCCACCGAAGCTGAAACGGATCCCACCCTAATCCTAGACGAAACcacgctgctggagctgcaaAACACGATGAACGAGCAGGCTGCCATGAGCACCATAATGAAGGAAATGCCCACGACCACGGATATGAGTCAGCAGGAAGCGGAATCGGAGGCCACCGACGAGGAGGGAGAGACCACCTCACCCAATCTGACCACCCAATCGGAGGCAGCGACCACCAGTGATGAGTCCCTCACCGCTTCCACTGATCCCGATGATCAATTCGTAGCTGCCAGATCGAATAACAACATAGCGGCCATAACGGCAGCGGATGATGCCGATggcaccaccacaaccaccgcGAATACGGGCAGTCAGCAGCGCACGTTGACCACCATGGGAAAACTGAAGAATCGGGCCACCAAGCGACCCTTCGCCCACAAGGTCACCGCCGCCCTGAAACGAGGAGGTCAGCGTCCGAGCAGCGTGAGTGCGGCAGCTGCGAGTGCGGCAGCGGCCTCAAAACCCAGTAgcagcaccaccgccgccagtAGCACCACCCAAAAACAGAAATTGGCCACCAACAGTTtccagcagaagcagcagcaagcgaAGCCACTGCAGAAGGTGACACCCTCGATCGGCGGAGGTGGGTCATCCAACCCGTCCTCGGCATCTATTCCCTCGGCTACCACAAATTCCGCAGCTCCCGCCTTGCCCATCGAGCAGTTGTATACCCGTACTCCCCAGGCCAATATCCCattggcagcagcggcggcagcagcagcagcatcctcatccgcagcggcggcagcagcaggatcagcaggATCGGGTGCCACGCCGGCCACCTACAGCAGCCAGCATGACAGCATGGTCTACGATGGACATGTCAATGCGTCGGCCTTGATCGACAGCCTGAACACAAACGCTCGGGAGGAATACTACCAGCAGAAACTAGGAGCAGGCAACAAGGATAACAAG aaaACGGCGACAGCGAAACCGACGAAATATCATTATTATCCGCACAATCAGCACATCTATCTGCTGCCCGAGTGTGCCATTCAGCAAGTTTGTAACGCCGTCTACGTGAGATTGAACTACACCCAACCACTGTGCGCCTGTCCATCCAG ATATCGTGATCCCTGCTCGGCCAGTCTGAATGAAGATGATCAGCATACCACAAAATTGGTTGGCGATAGCAAGAAGAAG GCCATCACGTTGGCCAAGACCTGCGAGGCCACCACCGAAATGCGCGAGTGCCGCTCGCCCAAGGATTGGTCCCTTCTGGCGCTGCAAAACACACGAACCGGCAAGTCGCACTACTTGGTCATCTGCCGCTGTCCCGATCACTTTAAGATGG AGGGACCCATGGCCCACGACCAGCCCACCTATGCCAGCGTGCCCGGAATCCGAGTATTCGGCATGATGTGCGTTAAGCCAGGATATTCGGTGCGCAAGCCGAGCAACCAGCCGCCCAAGAGGTATCAACTCCAGAAGCCCTTCTATCGCCCGTCAGTGGGCACCACGCTGGGTGGCCAGAAGGATAGCTACGGCAGACCCATATACGgtggctccagctcctcgggCAGCTCGGCCATCAGCTCCAATTACCAGCCGCAGGACTCGAGCTTCCAGAGCGGAGGCAGCAGCTCGTATCAGTATCTCAACCGACCGGAGAGCGGTGGTAGCCACAGCTCCGCCAACTTCCGTCCGGATCAGTTCTCGATCAACAATTTCCCGAGCAGCAACTACGGACGCAACAACGAGCGACGTGGCGATCTGCCGCCCATCGAAGCTATATCGAGTGGATCGGGAACCGGAGCCGAGGAGCAGCCGAGCAGCAGTACTCCAGCggctgaggaggaggaggccaggACCACTCTGCAGGCAGAACAGGAGGCGGAACCGGCGGCCGCAGCAGTTCCAGCAGTGACAGCGGAACTGACCACCACGGCGGACGAGGCTGCACTCGGAAGCCGGTCCAGGCGATCCCTACCTGATACGGACGACTATGAGCCGGAGTTCCCGTGGGATCGCGTGCTCGAATTCCAGCAGAGCATCATTTGGGACTAA
- the LOC6738335 gene encoding uncharacterized protein DDB_G0271670 isoform X2 yields MVRLSAAWSCCFLALIALVSTVASSAADYPGVIELVGYSNRRARTYFQEQPRSNPNPKPGLTSAKTRADIETVKRNIRKYDRLLELDTKNLPEQQKDMLARIVERVARLKESLDIEEQQFNQQEATSSRSSSSSTTTSTSSTQESQTEAETERDQEAIEQSTQLPTGATEAETDPTLILDETTLLELQNTMNEQAAMSTIMKEMPTTTDMSQQEAESEATDEEGETTSPNLTTQSEAATTSDESLTASTDPDDQFVAARSNNNIAAITAADDADGTTTTTANTGSQQRTLTTMGKLKNRATKRPFAHKVTAALKRGGQRPSSVSAAAASAAAASKPSSSTTAASSTTQKQKLATNSFQQKQQQAKPLQKVTPSIGGGGSSNPSSASIPSATTNSAAPALPIEQLYTRTPQANIPLAAAAAAAAASSSAAAAAAGSAGSGATPATYSSQHDSMVYDGHVNASALIDSLNTNAREEYYQQKLGAGNKDNKVNISPPQ; encoded by the exons ATGGTGCGGTTAAGTGCAGCCTGGAGCTGCTGTTTTTTGGCCCTGATTGCGTTGGTATCCACTGTCGCCTCCTCCGCTGCAGATTATCCGGGTGTCATCGAACTGGTGGGCTATAGCAACCGCCGCGCACGGACTTACTTCCAGGAGCAACCCCGctccaatcccaatcccaagccCGGTTTGACTTCGGCCAAAACCCGGGCGGATATTGAGACTGTGAAGAGGAATATCCGAAAATACGATCGTTTGCTGGAGTTGGATACGAAAAATCTGCCCGAGCAGCAGAAGGATATGCTCGCCAGGATTGTGGAGCGGGTGGCCAGGCTCAAGGAATCCCTGGACATTGAGGAGCAGCAGTTTAACCAGCAAGAAGCTACCTCCTCCAGGAGCAGTAGTAGTAGTACCACCACTAGTACCTCCAGTACCCAAGAATCGCAAACAGAAGCGGAAACGGAGCGGGATCAGGAGGCGATCGAGCAGAGCACGCAGCTGCCCACTGGAGCCACCGAAGCTGAAACGGATCCCACCCTAATCCTAGACGAAACcacgctgctggagctgcaaAACACGATGAACGAGCAGGCTGCCATGAGCACCATAATGAAGGAAATGCCCACGACCACGGATATGAGTCAGCAGGAAGCGGAATCGGAGGCCACCGACGAGGAGGGAGAGACCACCTCACCCAATCTGACCACCCAATCGGAGGCAGCGACCACCAGTGATGAGTCCCTCACCGCTTCCACTGATCCCGATGATCAATTCGTAGCTGCCAGATCGAATAACAACATAGCGGCCATAACGGCAGCGGATGATGCCGATggcaccaccacaaccaccgcGAATACGGGCAGTCAGCAGCGCACGTTGACCACCATGGGAAAACTGAAGAATCGGGCCACCAAGCGACCCTTCGCCCACAAGGTCACCGCCGCCCTGAAACGAGGAGGTCAGCGTCCGAGCAGCGTGAGTGCGGCAGCTGCGAGTGCGGCAGCGGCCTCAAAACCCAGTAgcagcaccaccgccgccagtAGCACCACCCAAAAACAGAAATTGGCCACCAACAGTTtccagcagaagcagcagcaagcgaAGCCACTGCAGAAGGTGACACCCTCGATCGGCGGAGGTGGGTCATCCAACCCGTCCTCGGCATCTATTCCCTCGGCTACCACAAATTCCGCAGCTCCCGCCTTGCCCATCGAGCAGTTGTATACCCGTACTCCCCAGGCCAATATCCCattggcagcagcggcggcagcagcagcagcatcctcatccgcagcggcggcagcagcaggatcagcaggATCGGGTGCCACGCCGGCCACCTACAGCAGCCAGCATGACAGCATGGTCTACGATGGACATGTCAATGCGTCGGCCTTGATCGACAGCCTGAACACAAACGCTCGGGAGGAATACTACCAGCAGAAACTAGGAGCAGGCAACAAGGATAACAAG GTAAACATCTCTCCACCACAATGA